The window TACGGTAACCAGCAACCAGTACGGCGATACCTACAACGCAGCGGCACCGCGTACTTATACCCTGGGCATCAGTTATTCATTTTCAAAATATTGATTAATGGCATCATCAGCAGTAAAAAGCAACTTTTATAAATGGCACCGGGTGCTGGGTTTAGCGGCCCTTATCCCGGTCATCTTCTGGACGTTGAGCGGGTTATCGCACCCCTTTATGTCAAATTGGTTCAGGCCGTCTATCGCAAAGGAAGTATTTAAACCTTTGCCGCAAAGTAAAATGAAACCTGTGCTTACCATTCAGCAGGTGATGGACCGCAACCATATTATTGCTTTGCGAAATTTTAACCTCATCAGCTTTAAAAAAGGTACCTTTTACCAGGTACTCGGGGTAGATAGTGTTTACAATTACTATTCAGCAACCGACGGTGTATTATTACCCCATGGTGATACCGACTATGCCGAACACCTGGCCCGCTATTTTGTTCAGGACAGCACATCGGCCATACAAATTAGCCTTCAGCATAGTTTTGATAGCGAGTACCAGACCATTAACCATTTGCTGCCTGTGTGGAAAGTATCTTTCGACCGGCCCGATGGTATGGATGTTTATGTCGAGACCGGCCAAAGCCGTATGGGGACTTTCAATAACAATACCCGCAAGGCTTTTTTGTCGTTGTTTGAGGAGTTTCATACCTGGCAGTTTTTGGCCCGTTGGGGTGGTGATACTTTCCGTAACGTGGTATTGCTCATTATCATGGCTATTATGCTGTTTGCACTTATCAGCGGGTTAACGGTTTATGGCTTAATGTGGAAAAAGTTTAAAACCATGGCCCAAAGCCGGAAAACTAAAGGCATGGAGGATAAGCGTTTCCTGCACCGTTTTCATAGACAAATAGGGCTGATCGTGTCGTTTGTAATGTTCACCTTCGTCATCAGTGGTGCGTTTCACCTGGCCGTGAAGCTGCACAACAGTGGGCTGGTTAAGGCAGATTACGGGCAGGTAATTAAACGAGGCCAGCTGCTGGTATCCAATCTGGCACTGCCGGTTGCAGATAGTCTCATCAATAAAATTGGCCTCACCAGCTTTAGCGGCAATGTATTTTACCAGGTGACAGACAAGCAAAAGCAGCTAAGCTATTTCAATGCAGGCAACGGTAAGGAACAGCTTAATGCCGATGAAGACTATGCCAGGTTCCTGAGTACTTATTATCATACCGATGAGTTCAAAACCTTTAGCGGCCGGGTTACGGTACACCAGGTGAAGCAATTTGACAACGAATACGGCTTTATCAACAAGCGCCTGCCGGTTGAGCGTGTTAGCTATCCTAACGGAGAAAACTGGTATATCGAAACCACCACGGCTAAACTGGCCACTAAAGTAACCGGTATTGATAGGGCCGAAGGCTTATCATTTATCTTCCTGCATAAATATTTCGGGATGACCTGGGCCGGGAAAAATATCAGGGATATCGTAAGTATGCTTGCTGCTGTGGGTGTGCTGGTAGTATCTTTGTTTGGCTTTGCCTCATTTATAAATAACAAGTAATCATGAAAAAAATCATTATCATATTGGCTGTAGCCACATTTGGTTTGGGCAGCATTACCTCATGCAGCAGCCCGGCCGAAAAGACGGTAGTAAGAAAGAAAAGCAAGTATATGTGCACCATGCACCCCGATTTAGCTTTTGATAAACCCGGCACCTGCACCAAATGTGGTATGGAATTGGTGGAGCGGGATACCACAGCGGGGAAGTAAGTTTGCATTTTATATGATAAAATACTGTCATGCTGAGGAACGAAGCATCTAATCTACGCCATGCGTAACACCAGAAATGTTCGCGAATAGATGCTTCGTACCTACCCATGACATATCCAATTTCCCTGTCATCCTGAGGTACGAAGGATCTATCAGCGGTGCATGACCGATAGAAAGTTAGCGAATAGATGCTTCGTACCTCAGCATGACAGCGCTCTTTGTTGAATCGAATAATGATCCTCCGTCAACGCAAAAAAGCCATCCTTTTTCGGGATGGCTTTTTATTTAAAGTTTGTATTGCTTTGCCGGTTTCAATAATGCCGTGCTGTTACGTATACTTAACAACAGCGGCATTTTAATTATTAAAACACAGCAACAGCATTCAAACAATTAAGCTTGTTTGGCAAACTGAACGTTAATTAACAGTTTGATGTCTTCGCCTACCACAATTGAGCCGGCTTCGGTAACGCCATCCCAGGTAAGGCCAAATTCTTTACGGTTAATTTTACCGCTGATTTCGAAACCTGCTTTGGTGTTGCCATAAAAATCGGCAGCCGAGCCGCCAAATTCTACATCTAACGACACCGGTTTGGTTACGTCTTTGATGGTTAAATCGCCTTTTAAAGCATATTCATCATCGCCGGTTTTGGTGAATGAGGTTGATTTGAAGCTGATTTTTGGATAGGTTGCTGCATCAAAAAACTCAGCCGATTTCAGGTGCTCGTCGCGTTGACTTTGGTTGGTGTCGATGCTGTCGATATCCAATGTGAAGTCTATCTCCGCATTTTCAAAATCATCATTATCTGTGATTAACTCACCTGCAAAGCTTTTGAAAAAGCCGCTTACAGTTGATATAACTAAGTGTTTTACTTTAAATTGTACTTCGGAATGCATTGGGTCGATAACCCATTTTGTTGCTGTTTGTGTTGACATGATATTTGTTTTTTTTGTTGGTACAAAGATAATACAAAAATAGATGTTTAAACATCTATTTTTACTAATTTACAATTCGCAGACATTGAGATACAAGTTTAACCATACACTTGCGTAAAAGTTTAAATATTTAAGTTTTTAGTTTTGAGCCAAGAGTTTTTTTAGATTTGACCAAACCACTAAAGTCAAACATACCATATCAATATTAAGTAAATAATATGTTGTTGTAAGTAAAAGGCTACTTTTCAACTCAAAACGCAATACTCACAACTCATAACCTAAAAAAATGAGAAAGCTTTTTATAATTTCATTCTTTGTCATATTTGCGGCCCTGGCGGGGTGGACCATCATCTGGAAACCCGCTGCATGGTCGTTCATTATTATGGTGCCTATTTATGCCGTGGGTTTTTATGACCTGGTGCAAAAGAAGCACAGCATCGTACGTAACTTCCCCGTGTTTGGTCACCTTCGGTTTTTAATGGAGGATTTGCGCCCCAAAATATACCAGTACTTTGTAGAAAGTGATACCAACGGTACACCCTTCAACCGCCAAAACCGTAGTGTAGTGTACCAGCGCGCCAAAATGGTTGACGATACCCGTCCTTTTGGTACCGAGCTTGATGTTTACGAAAACGGCTACGAGTGGCTTAACCACAGTATTGCCGCTATTGATCACCATAAGCTAAATATGGCCCCCCGCGTAAAAGTTGGCGGCCCCGATTGTACGCAACCCTACATGGCCAGCGTATTCAATATCTCGGCCATGAGTTTTGGCTCGCTGAGCGAGAACGCTATACTGGCCCTTAACGGCGGCGCAAAACTGGATAATTTTGCTCATAATACCGGCGAAGGCGGCTTGAGCGACCACCACCTACAGCCGGGCGGCGATATCATCTGGCAGATAGGCACCGGCTATTTCAGCTGCCGCCACAAGGATGGTACTATTGATTATGACGCCTTTGCCCAGCGGGCCGTGCTTCCGCAGGTAAAAATGATCGAGATTAAGCTGTCGCAAGGTGCCAAACCGGGGCATGGTGGCATTTTGCCGGCGGCCAAGGTAACGCCCGAAATTGCCCGTATCCGACTGGTTGAGATGGGGCAGGATGTGGTATCGCCGCCATACCATACCGCTTTTAGCGATCCTATCGGCTTAACTACCTTTATCAAAAAACTGCGCGAATTATCCGGTGGCAAACCCATCGGCTTTAAACTGTGTGTAGGCCATAAAAGCGAATTTTTGGCTATTTGTAAAGCCATGGTTAAAACTGGCATATACCCTGATTTTATTACGGTAGATGGAGGAGAGGGAGGCACCGGCGCAGCCCCGCTTGAATTTTCGAATTCAGTTGGCATGCCCCTGCGCGAAGCTTTGGCCTTTGTTTACGATGCCCTCACTGGGTTTGATATTAAAAAACACATCAAGCTCATCGCATCGGGAAAGGTAGCTACCGGTTTCGATTTGGTGAAAAATTTTGCTATCGGTGCCGATATGTGCAACAGTGCCCGCGGCATGATGTTCGCCCTGGGATGCATCCAGGCGCTGGAATGTAATATGAATACTTGCCCAACGGGCGTTGCTACGCAGGATAAAAGCCTGATGCGCGGATTGGTAGTCGACGATAAAAAGGTACGTGTGGCCAATTTTCACAAGGCCACAGTAGGCAGCGCTATCCAGATGATAGGCGCCGCCGGC is drawn from Mucilaginibacter ginsenosidivorax and contains these coding sequences:
- a CDS encoding PepSY domain-containing protein, producing the protein MASSAVKSNFYKWHRVLGLAALIPVIFWTLSGLSHPFMSNWFRPSIAKEVFKPLPQSKMKPVLTIQQVMDRNHIIALRNFNLISFKKGTFYQVLGVDSVYNYYSATDGVLLPHGDTDYAEHLARYFVQDSTSAIQISLQHSFDSEYQTINHLLPVWKVSFDRPDGMDVYVETGQSRMGTFNNNTRKAFLSLFEEFHTWQFLARWGGDTFRNVVLLIIMAIMLFALISGLTVYGLMWKKFKTMAQSRKTKGMEDKRFLHRFHRQIGLIVSFVMFTFVISGAFHLAVKLHNSGLVKADYGQVIKRGQLLVSNLALPVADSLINKIGLTSFSGNVFYQVTDKQKQLSYFNAGNGKEQLNADEDYARFLSTYYHTDEFKTFSGRVTVHQVKQFDNEYGFINKRLPVERVSYPNGENWYIETTTAKLATKVTGIDRAEGLSFIFLHKYFGMTWAGKNIRDIVSMLAAVGVLVVSLFGFASFINNK
- a CDS encoding heavy metal-binding domain-containing protein; protein product: MKKIIIILAVATFGLGSITSCSSPAEKTVVRKKSKYMCTMHPDLAFDKPGTCTKCGMELVERDTTAGK
- a CDS encoding YceI family protein, with product MSTQTATKWVIDPMHSEVQFKVKHLVISTVSGFFKSFAGELITDNDDFENAEIDFTLDIDSIDTNQSQRDEHLKSAEFFDAATYPKISFKSTSFTKTGDDEYALKGDLTIKDVTKPVSLDVEFGGSAADFYGNTKAGFEISGKINRKEFGLTWDGVTEAGSIVVGEDIKLLINVQFAKQA
- a CDS encoding FMN-binding glutamate synthase family protein; the protein is MRKLFIISFFVIFAALAGWTIIWKPAAWSFIIMVPIYAVGFYDLVQKKHSIVRNFPVFGHLRFLMEDLRPKIYQYFVESDTNGTPFNRQNRSVVYQRAKMVDDTRPFGTELDVYENGYEWLNHSIAAIDHHKLNMAPRVKVGGPDCTQPYMASVFNISAMSFGSLSENAILALNGGAKLDNFAHNTGEGGLSDHHLQPGGDIIWQIGTGYFSCRHKDGTIDYDAFAQRAVLPQVKMIEIKLSQGAKPGHGGILPAAKVTPEIARIRLVEMGQDVVSPPYHTAFSDPIGLTTFIKKLRELSGGKPIGFKLCVGHKSEFLAICKAMVKTGIYPDFITVDGGEGGTGAAPLEFSNSVGMPLREALAFVYDALTGFDIKKHIKLIASGKVATGFDLVKNFAIGADMCNSARGMMFALGCIQALECNMNTCPTGVATQDKSLMRGLVVDDKKVRVANFHKATVGSAIQMIGAAGLTKPCDLHRMFIYRRINHSQIQTYAELFPYIPKGSLLNTPYPASFELDMALSSENTFLPDYSVVTNIDYSNVSSYTI